A region from the Benincasa hispida cultivar B227 chromosome 10, ASM972705v1, whole genome shotgun sequence genome encodes:
- the LOC120088591 gene encoding uncharacterized protein LOC120088591 isoform X3 yields the protein MQDFLPPSELNDEKVAVCNSALDNYENVVICKKPMMGMKIERSKFNEEKSTENSKVTADTKRGIVHKLPRGHNHANDHPYLVSSPYSANRSQIDGYSRKKDDENIHHKLDLDGRESTTKGCKSLTETSPTNIEKKYENDASSCCAVSNRKSEASSELAGNMEPTSVKDTRCNSVMESSNETETKSDNILSDISSNSIVDTEKETRLLSYGDSSAELDGRSDSWSLGEIELEHGTDNIEQADEVKLDEEACVLVNRDDLRFDSNEEVKQRHYKKKLAGAFSFTKKSKRKQEYKELAVKHHGFDTIPNQQHEQKLPAEDVSEHDWQLL from the exons ATGCAAGATTTTCTTCCACCATCTGAATTGAATGATGAGAAGGTGGCAGTTTGTAATTCGGCTCTTGACAATTATGAAAATGTTGTTATATGTAAGAAACCAATGATGGGAATGAAGATAGAGCGATCAAAATTTAATGAAGAAAAGTCAACTGAGAACTCAAAAGTAACTGCTGATACCAAAAGAGGTATTGTCCATAAGCTGCCACGTGGACATAACCATGCCAATGATCATCCCTACTTGGTATCTTCTCCATATTCTGCTAATAGATCCCAAATTGATGGGTATTCCAGAAAAAAAGATGATGAGAATATACATCATAAGCTAGACCTTGATGGTAGAGAATCTACAACAAAAGGATGCAAGTCTCTAACTGAGACTTCTCCAACAAACATTGagaagaaatatgaaaatgatGCATCATCATGCTGTGCAGTCTCAAATAGAAAATCCGAAGCTTCGAGCGAGCTGGCAGGTAATATGGAACCCACGTCGGTTAAAgacacaagatgtaattcagTGATGGAAAGTTCTAATGAGACTGAAACTAAATCTGACAACATATTATCTGACATTTCATCAAATTCCATTGTGGACACTGAGAAGGAGACGAGACTTCTATCCTATGGTGATTCATCAGCAGAGTTGGATG GAAGATCAGATTCTTGGAGTCTAGGTGAAATTGAGCTTGAACATGGAACAGACAACATTGAACAAGCAGATGAAGTAAAACTGGATGAAGAAGCATGCGTCTTAGTGAACAGAGACGACTTACGTTTTGATTCCAACGAAGAAGTCAAACAAAGACATTACAAG AAGAAGTTGGCAGGAGCATTTTCTTTCACAAAGAAGTCAAAGAGGAAGCAAGAATACAAAGAGCTTGCGGTGAAGCATCATGGCTTTGATACAATCCCAAACCAGCAACATGAACAGAAACTACCAGCAGAAGACGTCTCAGAACATGATTGGCAGCTTCTCTAA
- the LOC120088591 gene encoding uncharacterized protein LOC120088591 isoform X1: MDVKGIAWVGRLYEKFETMCLEVEDIICQDTVKYVENQVEVVGASVKRFYSDVMQDFLPPSELNDEKVAVCNSALDNYENVVICKKPMMGMKIERSKFNEEKSTENSKVTADTKRGIVHKLPRGHNHANDHPYLVSSPYSANRSQIDGYSRKKDDENIHHKLDLDGRESTTKGCKSLTETSPTNIEKKYENDASSCCAVSNRKSEASSELAGNMEPTSVKDTRCNSVMESSNETETKSDNILSDISSNSIVDTEKETRLLSYGDSSAELDGRSDSWSLGEIELEHGTDNIEQADEVKLDEEACVLVNRDDLRFDSNEEVKQRHYKKKLAGAFSFTKKSKRKQEYKELAVKHHGFDTIPNQQHEQKLPAEDVSEHDWQLL, translated from the exons atggaTGTAAAAGGCATTGCTTGGGTTGGGCGTTTGTATGAAAAGTTTGAAACTATGTGCCTTGAAGTAGAAGATATTATATGTCAG GATACTGTTAAATATGTTGAGAATCAGGTGGAAGTAGTTGGGGCAAGTGTCAAAAGGTTCTATTCTGATGTCATGCAAGATTTTCTTCCACCATCTGAATTGAATGATGAGAAGGTGGCAGTTTGTAATTCGGCTCTTGACAATTATGAAAATGTTGTTATATGTAAGAAACCAATGATGGGAATGAAGATAGAGCGATCAAAATTTAATGAAGAAAAGTCAACTGAGAACTCAAAAGTAACTGCTGATACCAAAAGAGGTATTGTCCATAAGCTGCCACGTGGACATAACCATGCCAATGATCATCCCTACTTGGTATCTTCTCCATATTCTGCTAATAGATCCCAAATTGATGGGTATTCCAGAAAAAAAGATGATGAGAATATACATCATAAGCTAGACCTTGATGGTAGAGAATCTACAACAAAAGGATGCAAGTCTCTAACTGAGACTTCTCCAACAAACATTGagaagaaatatgaaaatgatGCATCATCATGCTGTGCAGTCTCAAATAGAAAATCCGAAGCTTCGAGCGAGCTGGCAGGTAATATGGAACCCACGTCGGTTAAAgacacaagatgtaattcagTGATGGAAAGTTCTAATGAGACTGAAACTAAATCTGACAACATATTATCTGACATTTCATCAAATTCCATTGTGGACACTGAGAAGGAGACGAGACTTCTATCCTATGGTGATTCATCAGCAGAGTTGGATG GAAGATCAGATTCTTGGAGTCTAGGTGAAATTGAGCTTGAACATGGAACAGACAACATTGAACAAGCAGATGAAGTAAAACTGGATGAAGAAGCATGCGTCTTAGTGAACAGAGACGACTTACGTTTTGATTCCAACGAAGAAGTCAAACAAAGACATTACAAG AAGAAGTTGGCAGGAGCATTTTCTTTCACAAAGAAGTCAAAGAGGAAGCAAGAATACAAAGAGCTTGCGGTGAAGCATCATGGCTTTGATACAATCCCAAACCAGCAACATGAACAGAAACTACCAGCAGAAGACGTCTCAGAACATGATTGGCAGCTTCTCTAA
- the LOC120088591 gene encoding uncharacterized protein LOC120088591 isoform X2, which produces MDVKGIAWVGRLYEKFETMCLEVEDIICQDTVKYVENQVEVVGASVKRFYSDVMQDFLPPSELNDEKVAVCNSALDNYENVVICKKPMMGMKIERSKFNEEKSTENSKVTADTKRGIVHKLPRGHNHANDHPYLVSSPYSANRSQIDGYSRKKDDENIHHKLDLDGRESTTKGCKSLTETSPTNIEKKYENDASSCCAVSNRKSEASSELAGNMEPTSVKDTRCNSVMESSNETETKSDNILSDISSNSIVDTEKETRLLSYGDSSAELDGRSDSWSLGEIELEHGTDNIEQADEVKLDEEACVLVNRDDLRFDSNEEVKQRHYKKLAGAFSFTKKSKRKQEYKELAVKHHGFDTIPNQQHEQKLPAEDVSEHDWQLL; this is translated from the exons atggaTGTAAAAGGCATTGCTTGGGTTGGGCGTTTGTATGAAAAGTTTGAAACTATGTGCCTTGAAGTAGAAGATATTATATGTCAG GATACTGTTAAATATGTTGAGAATCAGGTGGAAGTAGTTGGGGCAAGTGTCAAAAGGTTCTATTCTGATGTCATGCAAGATTTTCTTCCACCATCTGAATTGAATGATGAGAAGGTGGCAGTTTGTAATTCGGCTCTTGACAATTATGAAAATGTTGTTATATGTAAGAAACCAATGATGGGAATGAAGATAGAGCGATCAAAATTTAATGAAGAAAAGTCAACTGAGAACTCAAAAGTAACTGCTGATACCAAAAGAGGTATTGTCCATAAGCTGCCACGTGGACATAACCATGCCAATGATCATCCCTACTTGGTATCTTCTCCATATTCTGCTAATAGATCCCAAATTGATGGGTATTCCAGAAAAAAAGATGATGAGAATATACATCATAAGCTAGACCTTGATGGTAGAGAATCTACAACAAAAGGATGCAAGTCTCTAACTGAGACTTCTCCAACAAACATTGagaagaaatatgaaaatgatGCATCATCATGCTGTGCAGTCTCAAATAGAAAATCCGAAGCTTCGAGCGAGCTGGCAGGTAATATGGAACCCACGTCGGTTAAAgacacaagatgtaattcagTGATGGAAAGTTCTAATGAGACTGAAACTAAATCTGACAACATATTATCTGACATTTCATCAAATTCCATTGTGGACACTGAGAAGGAGACGAGACTTCTATCCTATGGTGATTCATCAGCAGAGTTGGATG GAAGATCAGATTCTTGGAGTCTAGGTGAAATTGAGCTTGAACATGGAACAGACAACATTGAACAAGCAGATGAAGTAAAACTGGATGAAGAAGCATGCGTCTTAGTGAACAGAGACGACTTACGTTTTGATTCCAACGAAGAAGTCAAACAAAGACATTACAAG AAGTTGGCAGGAGCATTTTCTTTCACAAAGAAGTCAAAGAGGAAGCAAGAATACAAAGAGCTTGCGGTGAAGCATCATGGCTTTGATACAATCCCAAACCAGCAACATGAACAGAAACTACCAGCAGAAGACGTCTCAGAACATGATTGGCAGCTTCTCTAA